A portion of the Acidobacteriaceae bacterium genome contains these proteins:
- a CDS encoding glucose 1-dehydrogenase has protein sequence MKSILDSFRLDGQVALITGAASGLGAAIAVALAQAGATVAVHGNRRPADETAAAIGGNAAAFAADLSSTDGAKQLFDAVHARFGRVDILVNNAGTIHRNEAENVELEDWARVLQVNLTSVFQLSQFMARDVIARNVGGKIINIASLLSFQGGIRVPAYASSKGGVAQLTKALANEWASKNIQVNAIAPGYFATTNTEALQADETRNRQILERIPAARWGQPEDLVGAAVFLASPASNYVTGAILNVDGGWLAR, from the coding sequence ATGAAAAGCATCCTCGACAGCTTTCGTCTCGACGGCCAGGTGGCCCTGATTACCGGAGCAGCCAGCGGCCTCGGCGCAGCTATAGCTGTAGCTCTTGCGCAGGCGGGCGCTACCGTAGCCGTTCACGGCAACCGCCGCCCCGCGGACGAAACAGCCGCAGCCATTGGCGGCAACGCAGCCGCGTTCGCCGCTGATCTCAGCTCCACAGACGGAGCCAAACAGCTCTTCGATGCCGTCCATGCCCGCTTTGGCCGCGTCGACATCCTCGTCAACAACGCCGGCACCATCCACCGCAATGAGGCTGAGAACGTCGAGCTGGAAGACTGGGCTCGCGTGCTGCAGGTGAACCTCACCAGCGTCTTTCAGCTCTCACAGTTCATGGCCCGCGACGTGATCGCGCGCAACGTCGGCGGCAAGATCATCAATATCGCCTCACTGCTGAGCTTCCAGGGCGGCATTCGTGTTCCGGCGTACGCATCCTCGAAGGGCGGCGTGGCTCAACTGACGAAGGCCCTGGCCAACGAGTGGGCTTCGAAAAATATTCAGGTGAATGCGATCGCTCCGGGCTACTTTGCCACGACGAATACCGAAGCTCTGCAAGCCGATGAGACTCGCAATCGTCAGATTCTTGAGCGCATCCCGGCCGCGCGCTGGGGGCAGCCGGAAGATCTGGTCGGAGCCGCGGTCTTCCTCGCCTCCCCCGCAAGCAACTACGTCACGGGAGCCATCCTCAATGTGGACGGTGGCTGGCTAGCGCGCTAG
- a CDS encoding ATP-binding protein, whose translation MRTFFFQMFLAFWVSTAVIFFVATTLYPDGRNGSLENVRSFAAQDATELGIYIAREYQRAGCGAIQDAASSYFVVDSAGKPACSATLSSRVSALVQDVRSHHTAKGVHDGKLWVTATPVKLQEGTYVVVHSGFYQPKPHFPPLPPIALPVSLLVTFIFAYALSRPVRSLSKAFKQFAGGDLSARLPVGRRSQNILGGADVRSLMLDFNHMAGRISSLIAAQKMLVRDLSHELRSPLARLRLALEMAREEAAQPSIYSDKMEAEAERVNDLIGQMLTLSLMESTAGITDKEMVDVTDLTESLLPDLEFEATVRGCTVSLIKSPEDHFVEGNTELLRRAIENVARNAIRYTAPASQITVKIFKSGLAGKEAFIHIEISDEGPGIPEESLPLIFGAFYRTDAARGDSTGGFGVGLSIAERAVHLHGGAITAKNRQGRGLSVSIQLPAAQYIEQHDIFYAD comes from the coding sequence ATGCGAACTTTCTTCTTCCAAATGTTTCTAGCCTTCTGGGTATCGACAGCCGTTATCTTCTTCGTCGCGACCACGCTCTACCCCGACGGCCGAAATGGCTCACTGGAAAATGTCCGCAGTTTCGCTGCACAAGATGCAACAGAGCTAGGAATCTACATTGCCAGGGAGTATCAGCGAGCAGGATGCGGAGCCATACAGGATGCGGCTTCCAGCTACTTCGTTGTCGACAGCGCTGGCAAGCCAGCATGTAGCGCAACACTTTCCTCGCGGGTTTCCGCACTGGTTCAGGACGTACGAAGTCATCACACGGCCAAAGGTGTCCATGATGGCAAGCTGTGGGTAACGGCGACCCCAGTAAAGCTACAAGAAGGAACGTATGTGGTTGTGCATAGCGGCTTTTACCAGCCAAAGCCTCACTTCCCTCCGCTTCCTCCCATAGCTCTGCCGGTCTCTCTTCTGGTCACCTTCATCTTTGCCTATGCGTTAAGCCGCCCAGTACGCTCGCTCTCCAAAGCATTCAAACAATTTGCAGGAGGCGATCTTTCCGCACGCCTACCCGTAGGACGACGATCGCAAAACATTCTTGGCGGTGCGGACGTGCGCAGCCTGATGCTTGACTTCAACCATATGGCAGGACGCATCAGCTCCTTGATCGCAGCACAGAAGATGCTGGTTCGTGACCTCAGCCACGAACTTCGCTCACCGCTTGCCCGCCTGCGACTAGCGCTGGAGATGGCGCGTGAAGAAGCCGCGCAACCGTCGATTTACTCTGACAAAATGGAAGCCGAAGCAGAACGAGTCAACGATCTCATCGGGCAGATGCTCACGCTCTCGCTGATGGAGAGCACGGCAGGAATCACAGATAAAGAAATGGTCGATGTAACGGACCTGACGGAGTCTCTGCTTCCAGATTTGGAGTTTGAGGCAACCGTACGCGGTTGTACTGTAAGCCTGATAAAGAGCCCCGAAGATCACTTCGTCGAAGGAAACACCGAGTTGCTTCGCAGAGCCATTGAAAACGTTGCACGGAATGCGATTCGATATACCGCGCCCGCCAGTCAGATCACTGTCAAGATCTTCAAAAGCGGTCTTGCCGGCAAAGAAGCCTTCATCCACATTGAAATCTCTGATGAAGGGCCTGGGATTCCCGAAGAGAGCTTGCCGCTGATCTTCGGAGCGTTCTACCGCACCGATGCAGCCAGAGGAGACTCAACCGGAGGATTTGGTGTTGGACTGTCCATCGCGGAACGCGCGGTTCATCTACACGGCGGAGCCATCACTGCAAAAAATCGGCAGGGTAGAGGCTTGAGTGTCTCGATTCAACTGCCCGCTGCTCAATATATTGAGCAGCACGACATATTCTACGCCGATTAG
- a CDS encoding response regulator transcription factor: MTEHAVTTDSVLLIDDDVKLCEMLRSYLGSHSWQVEAAHTGNDGIRLATEQDPDLIVLDVMLPDMDGFEVLRALHRKKPYKVLMLTARGQEVDRIVGLEMGADDYLGKPFNPRELVARMKAILRRSQKAEPASQAVGAFQVDSDRRQIAYHAKVIPLSDVEFILLERFLADGHAILTRDDLSITLFERRARPFERTVDMHVSRLRKKLESLPGFSGGIRAIRNSGYMFFMEKEFNG, from the coding sequence GTGACCGAACACGCAGTCACAACAGATTCCGTTCTGCTGATAGATGATGATGTGAAGCTATGTGAAATGCTTCGCAGCTATCTTGGCAGCCATAGCTGGCAGGTAGAAGCCGCCCATACCGGTAACGACGGCATCAGGCTGGCAACAGAACAAGACCCAGATTTGATTGTGCTGGACGTGATGCTGCCTGATATGGACGGCTTTGAGGTTCTGCGTGCTCTGCATCGCAAAAAGCCCTACAAGGTTCTAATGCTGACAGCCCGCGGGCAAGAGGTTGATCGCATCGTAGGCCTTGAGATGGGGGCAGACGATTACCTTGGAAAGCCCTTCAACCCTCGCGAGCTCGTAGCCAGAATGAAGGCTATTCTTCGTCGTAGCCAGAAGGCCGAACCAGCAAGTCAGGCCGTCGGCGCATTTCAAGTTGACTCCGATCGCCGGCAGATTGCATATCACGCGAAGGTGATACCGCTAAGCGATGTGGAGTTCATCCTGCTGGAACGGTTTCTCGCAGATGGTCACGCCATCCTCACCCGCGATGATCTATCGATCACGCTTTTCGAGCGGCGAGCACGCCCGTTCGAGCGCACCGTGGATATGCATGTGTCTCGACTACGAAAGAAGCTCGAAAGCCTTCCTGGCTTTAGCGGCGGGATACGTGCGATCCGAAACAGCGGTTACATGTTCTTTATGGAAAAGGAGTTCAACGGCTAA
- a CDS encoding efflux RND transporter periplasmic adaptor subunit, translating to MPELATSNTSVEQPHHKRRWLAFLIVLVVIGLLLLPLLHKSSQQAGGPPMGGTSVNVEQVTQGEMDVFLDALGTVTPVNTINVYSQASGIVLSVNYREGQMVKKGQTLVEIDPRPLQAQLQEAEGTLAHDRSALQQDKINLKRYQDAFAEKAIAQQTVFDQQAAVQQAEGTLQNDEGQINYYKVQLSYCHITAPISGRIGLRLVDPGNTIFSGSGTTIATIAQLNPITAVFSIAEDHIPTVQKQIVAQKTPLVVELYDRSQSVKLATGKLLTFDNQVDTSTGTVRLRAQFDNADSALFPNQFVNARVEVNRLSDAKIISTVAIQYNGQQAFVYTLDSASKAHIQNITVINSENAKSAIDGLNVGDRVITSNFDRIQDGSTVAVSGEAKPGTAGKTR from the coding sequence ATGCCCGAATTGGCGACAAGCAACACCTCTGTAGAGCAACCCCACCATAAACGTCGTTGGCTCGCGTTTCTGATCGTGCTCGTGGTGATCGGCTTGTTGCTTCTTCCTTTGCTGCATAAGTCCTCGCAGCAGGCTGGAGGCCCTCCGATGGGCGGCACTTCCGTCAATGTTGAGCAGGTCACGCAAGGAGAGATGGATGTCTTTCTCGACGCTCTCGGAACTGTAACACCTGTCAACACGATCAATGTGTATAGCCAGGCCAGCGGTATTGTTCTCTCGGTCAACTATCGAGAAGGGCAGATGGTCAAGAAGGGGCAAACCCTGGTTGAGATTGACCCGCGGCCCTTGCAGGCCCAGTTGCAGGAAGCAGAGGGCACCCTCGCGCATGATCGGTCGGCGCTGCAGCAGGACAAAATAAACCTGAAGCGTTATCAGGATGCGTTTGCAGAAAAAGCAATCGCGCAGCAGACAGTCTTTGACCAGCAGGCAGCGGTGCAGCAGGCAGAGGGTACGCTGCAGAACGATGAAGGCCAGATTAACTACTACAAGGTTCAGCTTTCTTACTGCCACATCACAGCGCCCATCTCCGGCCGCATCGGTCTTCGTCTCGTTGATCCAGGCAACACAATCTTCTCCGGTTCCGGTACGACCATTGCGACGATCGCTCAGTTGAACCCGATTACTGCGGTCTTCTCGATTGCCGAGGACCACATCCCGACGGTGCAGAAGCAGATCGTCGCACAAAAGACACCGCTCGTTGTGGAGCTATACGACCGTTCCCAGAGCGTAAAACTCGCTACTGGAAAGCTGTTGACGTTTGACAATCAGGTGGACACCTCCACGGGTACGGTCCGCTTGCGCGCTCAATTCGACAACGCGGATTCGGCACTCTTTCCGAATCAGTTCGTCAATGCTCGCGTGGAAGTCAACCGCCTAAGCGATGCAAAGATTATCAGCACAGTTGCGATTCAGTACAACGGTCAACAAGCCTTCGTCTATACGCTCGATAGCGCGAGTAAGGCACACATTCAGAACATCACGGTCATCAATAGCGAAAATGCTAAATCAGCAATTGACGGGTTGAACGTAGGCGATCGCGTCATTACGAGTAACTTCGATCGCATTCAGGATGGTTCGACAGTCGCCGTCTCTGGTGAGGCCAAGCCTGGAACAGCAGGGAAGACGCGATGA
- a CDS encoding efflux RND transporter permease subunit, whose product MNLSRPFILRPVATILFMVAILLVGVVAYMQLPISALPEVNYPTIEVQTFYPGASPEVMSSTVTGPLEKQFGQIQGLSQMTSTSSGGASIIVLQFTLAEDIDVAEQEVQAAINAANSYLPTDLPIPPTYSKTNPADAPVLTLALTSKSLTLSQVEDLADTRLAPKISQLSGVGLVTIQGGQKPAVRIQANPAQLASYGISLEDLRTTISNNSVNGAKGTFNGAQQSYTIDANDQITSADQYGQLVVAYKNGNAVLMKDVANVTNGVENTKLAAWSGETPAVIVSIQRQSNANTIKVVDSIQQLLPQLEASLPASISVATLTDRTTTVRASVEDVQFELLLTIGLVVAVIFVFLRSWRATIIPAVAVPLSLIGSFAVMYALGYSLNNLTLMALTISTGFVVDDAIVMIENISRYMEEGMEPLEAALKGSSEIGFTILSLTVSLIAVLIPLLFMGDITGRLFREFAVTLAVTIIISAVVSLTLTPMMSSRLLRHTPEDQQGRFYRWSEHIFENIIAFYGRTLKWVLKHQVGTLFVAAMTIVAAGLLYYFIPKGFFPTQDTGVIQAITQTPEATSFDAMTQRQKEVARVALADPAVQSLASFVGIDGTNATLNSGRLQINLKPLAERKISASEVIQRLRTRMNAVTGIQTYMQPVQDLTVEDRVSRTQYQYTVEDPDSAELNKWTQKLLTEFRKLPELQDVVTDQAPNGNALSISIDRVTASRLGVTPQVLDDTLYDAFGQHQVTTLYTQTNQYHVILEAQPQFQTSPRGLNGIYLQGVSSSSSTGSSSSSGSSSTTSASSQLTASSTSGVSAVASSSSTLGTTSASSLLTSTTSSAASGAGSTVLQTASSSTSASALSSSSSSSETSSSSSSSGGSGSSTTATRSSYPIPLSAFTSVQKTLTPLTINHQEQFPVVTISFNLAPGVHLSQAVGAIHKVESGLKTPANLQMAFQGTAASYESSLANEGILVLAALLTVYIVLGVLYESFIHPLTILSTLPSAGVGALLALMLCKQDLGIVGIIGIVLLIGIVKKNGIMIVDFAIQAEREEGKDSLEAIYTASMLRFRPILMTTLAALFGGIPLALGQGIGAELRRTLGIAMVGGLLVSQLLTLYTTPVIYLWFDRLAQRFSRRTIQESLDLSTESGS is encoded by the coding sequence ATGAATCTTTCACGCCCATTCATCCTTCGTCCGGTTGCCACCATTTTGTTCATGGTCGCGATCCTCCTTGTCGGAGTCGTTGCGTACATGCAGTTGCCCATCTCAGCACTTCCTGAGGTGAACTACCCGACGATTGAGGTGCAGACCTTCTACCCAGGAGCTAGTCCTGAGGTGATGTCGTCTACCGTGACGGGTCCACTCGAGAAACAATTTGGGCAAATTCAGGGACTTAGCCAGATGACTTCTACGTCCTCTGGTGGCGCATCAATCATTGTTCTTCAGTTCACACTTGCAGAAGACATTGATGTTGCAGAGCAGGAGGTGCAGGCTGCTATCAATGCAGCAAACAGCTATCTTCCTACTGATCTTCCTATTCCACCTACTTATAGCAAGACGAACCCTGCGGATGCCCCTGTACTGACACTGGCTCTGACTTCGAAGAGTCTGACTCTTTCTCAGGTGGAGGATCTCGCGGACACTCGTCTAGCACCCAAGATTTCTCAGCTTTCTGGCGTTGGTCTCGTAACAATTCAGGGTGGGCAGAAGCCTGCGGTACGCATACAGGCAAACCCAGCTCAGCTAGCTTCTTATGGGATAAGCCTTGAAGACCTTCGCACGACAATTTCCAATAACAGCGTCAATGGTGCGAAGGGAACGTTTAACGGCGCTCAACAGTCATACACCATTGATGCGAATGATCAGATTACCTCTGCGGATCAATATGGTCAGCTAGTTGTTGCTTATAAAAACGGCAATGCTGTGCTGATGAAGGATGTGGCGAATGTCACGAATGGCGTTGAGAACACAAAGTTAGCGGCGTGGTCCGGTGAGACACCGGCTGTCATCGTTAGTATCCAGCGTCAATCCAATGCCAACACGATCAAGGTCGTCGATTCTATTCAGCAACTGCTTCCACAGCTTGAAGCTAGTCTGCCAGCGTCAATTTCTGTAGCAACATTGACCGATCGAACGACTACTGTTCGTGCATCGGTGGAAGATGTGCAGTTTGAACTGCTGCTTACGATTGGTCTCGTTGTTGCCGTAATCTTTGTCTTCCTTCGGTCCTGGCGAGCCACGATCATCCCCGCTGTAGCAGTTCCCCTTTCGCTCATTGGCTCATTTGCGGTCATGTATGCACTCGGATACAGCCTGAACAATCTCACCCTGATGGCGTTGACGATCTCCACTGGATTTGTTGTAGATGATGCGATCGTCATGATTGAGAACATCAGCCGCTATATGGAAGAGGGGATGGAACCGCTTGAGGCTGCGCTGAAAGGGTCATCCGAGATCGGCTTTACGATTCTTTCTCTGACTGTTTCTCTCATCGCAGTCCTCATCCCGCTGCTCTTCATGGGAGACATTACAGGTAGACTCTTCCGCGAATTTGCTGTGACGCTCGCGGTAACCATCATTATTTCGGCAGTGGTTTCGCTGACGCTTACGCCGATGATGAGCAGCAGACTGCTGCGCCATACGCCCGAAGATCAGCAGGGACGTTTCTACCGCTGGTCTGAGCACATCTTCGAAAACATCATCGCGTTCTATGGACGCACCCTGAAATGGGTTCTCAAGCATCAGGTTGGAACATTGTTTGTAGCTGCAATGACGATTGTGGCGGCTGGACTTTTGTACTACTTCATCCCAAAAGGATTCTTCCCGACGCAAGATACGGGTGTCATTCAAGCCATTACGCAGACTCCTGAGGCGACAAGCTTCGATGCTATGACTCAGCGACAGAAAGAAGTGGCACGCGTCGCGTTGGCTGATCCAGCGGTGCAGTCGCTGGCATCCTTTGTCGGAATTGACGGTACAAACGCGACGCTCAATAGTGGTCGTCTGCAGATCAATCTGAAGCCGCTCGCTGAGCGCAAGATCTCAGCTTCTGAGGTCATTCAACGACTGCGCACAAGAATGAACGCAGTCACCGGTATCCAGACATACATGCAGCCAGTGCAGGACTTGACTGTTGAAGACCGGGTAAGCCGCACGCAGTATCAGTACACGGTAGAAGACCCAGATTCTGCTGAGTTGAATAAGTGGACCCAGAAGCTGCTGACCGAATTCCGTAAACTTCCCGAATTGCAAGATGTAGTTACGGATCAAGCGCCCAATGGAAATGCGCTCTCGATTTCCATTGATCGCGTCACAGCATCCCGTCTTGGAGTAACTCCGCAAGTTCTGGACGATACGTTGTATGACGCCTTCGGTCAGCACCAGGTTACGACGCTTTATACGCAGACCAACCAGTACCATGTCATCCTGGAAGCTCAGCCTCAGTTCCAAACCTCTCCACGAGGCCTGAATGGAATATATCTTCAAGGCGTAAGCTCATCGAGTAGCACCGGTTCGTCATCGTCCTCTGGATCAAGTTCAACAACCAGTGCAAGTTCGCAGCTAACAGCCTCCAGCACCTCGGGCGTTAGTGCCGTTGCATCCAGCAGTTCTACACTTGGCACAACCTCTGCGTCTTCGCTGCTCACAAGCACAACATCTTCTGCTGCCAGCGGGGCAGGCAGCACGGTTCTGCAAACCGCCTCCAGCAGCACCTCTGCCTCGGCGTTGTCCTCGAGCAGTTCCTCTTCGGAAACGTCTAGCAGCAGTAGCTCATCGGGAGGTAGTGGCTCAAGCACCACTGCCACCAGAAGCTCGTACCCCATACCGTTGTCAGCATTCACCTCGGTGCAAAAGACCCTGACGCCACTGACCATCAATCATCAGGAGCAGTTTCCTGTGGTCACAATCAGCTTCAATCTTGCACCTGGAGTACATCTTAGTCAGGCTGTAGGTGCTATTCATAAAGTTGAATCCGGGTTGAAGACTCCTGCTAATTTGCAGATGGCCTTTCAGGGAACTGCTGCTTCCTACGAAAGCTCGCTTGCGAATGAAGGCATTCTAGTCTTGGCGGCTTTGCTCACTGTTTATATCGTTCTCGGTGTGTTGTACGAGAGCTTTATTCACCCGTTGACTATCCTTTCCACGTTGCCCTCTGCTGGCGTTGGCGCTTTGCTGGCACTCATGCTGTGCAAACAGGACCTCGGCATTGTCGGCATCATCGGCATAGTTCTCCTCATCGGCATTGTGAAGAAAAACGGAATTATGATCGTGGACTTCGCTATCCAGGCAGAGCGTGAAGAAGGGAAGGATTCGCTCGAAGCTATCTATACAGCTTCAATGCTTCGCTTTCGTCCGATTCTCATGACAACGCTCGCAGCTCTTTTTGGTGGCATCCCACTTGCGTTAGGACAGGGAATCGGTGCGGAGCTACGCCGGACCCTGGGAATCGCAATGGTGGGAGGCCTTCTGGTCAGTCAGCTGCTAACGCTTTACACCACACCTGTTATCTATCTATGGTTCGATAGGCTCGCGCAGCGTTTTAGCCGTCGCACTATACAGGAGTCGCTTGACCTCTCCACGGAGAGTGGTTCATGA
- a CDS encoding efflux RND transporter permease subunit: MNLSALAIRRPIATILLTGAVALAGIIAFQFLPVSPLPQVDSPTISVSASLPGASPEVMAAAVATPLERQFGHIAGVTEMTSQSSTGTAAISLQFDLDRNINSAARDVQAAISAARSYLPTNLPSDPTYRKVNSADRPIAILSLTSAAASKGDMYDSASTILEQKISQIQGVGQVTIGGSTLPAVRVEINPMQLQHYGLKLTDVATFLQNQNAHTPTGSIADGQTTSYISVDDQLSKAAQYKPLIVSTKNGAAVRLEDIADVVDSTESILSGGYVNGKESIDIIVFKQPGSNIIDTVDRIKAQMPAMQLAIPASQHLKLVLDSTTTIRASLHDVEWTMLLSIALVILVVFIFLRNGRATLIPGIAVPVSLLGTFAAMYMLGYSLDNLSLMAMTISTGFVIDDAIVVMENIARYIEEGMDPVQASFTGAKEIGFTVLSITISLIAVFIPILMMGGIVGRLFREFAVTLSMAIVISMLLSLTTTPMLCALLLKREKPEEHGRMYRIVEDGFNVLLRGYERSLQWIIRDHAVLVLILFIVTAALNITYLTRVAKGFFPTQDTGQVMGGMRGTQDASFEKMDKALKRGVAIVRSDPAVENVVGFTGGQGTTNGAFMFIALKPLDERKISAADVVNRLRPKLAKIKEAQTFLMAAQDLHIGGRQSNAQYQYTLQADTTADLKTYVPKLYAAMKSLSSITDVDTDLQTGGLEAYLTYDRSTAARLAITPSDIDNVLNYSYSQADASTIYKALNQYHVILEADPRYSKSPDALENAYVQTDSGSVPISAITSYKPLTGPLSVNHNGLYPSSTLSFNLAPGASLEQAAGQIHTLESSLHIPTSVHGTFSGTAQQYQTSLKTEPLLIGTAIFAIYIVLGMLYESFMHPITILTTLPSASLGAVITLVLFNSELDIISLIGIILLIGIVKKNAIMMIDFALQLEREHNLSTEDSITQACVLRFRPILMTTAAAFFGAVPLAFGSGIGSELRRPLGLTILGGLLVSQVLTLYTTPVIYLFLDRLRKRFTRKEVAPTGSFTPHRPQEAS, translated from the coding sequence ATGAACTTATCGGCTCTGGCAATTCGAAGGCCAATTGCAACGATCTTGTTGACGGGCGCAGTCGCGCTGGCAGGTATCATCGCATTTCAATTTCTGCCTGTATCGCCGCTTCCACAGGTGGACTCTCCAACGATCTCTGTCAGCGCCAGCTTGCCCGGAGCATCTCCCGAGGTGATGGCTGCAGCCGTTGCTACTCCTCTCGAACGGCAGTTTGGACATATCGCTGGCGTAACGGAGATGACAAGCCAGAGTTCTACTGGAACTGCTGCTATCTCGCTACAGTTTGATCTCGACCGCAACATCAACTCTGCCGCTCGTGACGTGCAGGCTGCAATCAGTGCTGCTCGTTCCTATCTTCCGACCAACCTTCCTTCTGACCCTACATATCGCAAAGTAAATTCGGCTGACCGTCCCATCGCCATTCTTAGCCTCACATCTGCAGCGGCTTCGAAAGGTGATATGTATGACTCTGCATCGACCATACTCGAACAAAAAATCTCGCAAATTCAAGGTGTGGGACAGGTTACGATCGGCGGATCGACACTTCCTGCCGTTCGTGTCGAGATCAACCCGATGCAGTTGCAACACTATGGGCTGAAGCTTACGGATGTGGCAACTTTCCTACAAAATCAAAATGCTCACACCCCGACAGGAAGTATTGCTGACGGCCAAACAACCAGCTACATCTCTGTAGATGACCAATTATCGAAGGCCGCTCAGTATAAGCCTCTGATCGTTAGTACAAAAAACGGTGCTGCCGTTCGCCTGGAAGACATTGCTGATGTTGTGGATTCAACGGAGAGCATCCTTTCAGGGGGATACGTCAACGGTAAAGAATCAATTGACATCATTGTTTTCAAGCAGCCTGGTTCGAACATTATTGATACTGTAGATCGCATTAAGGCACAGATGCCTGCGATGCAGCTTGCTATCCCCGCATCTCAGCATTTGAAGCTGGTACTCGACTCCACCACGACTATTCGTGCTTCGCTTCACGATGTCGAGTGGACGATGCTTCTTTCGATCGCGCTCGTCATTCTTGTTGTATTCATTTTTCTTCGCAATGGACGCGCCACTCTTATCCCCGGAATTGCTGTTCCAGTCTCTTTGTTGGGTACGTTCGCTGCAATGTACATGCTGGGATACTCATTAGACAATCTTTCTCTCATGGCGATGACCATTTCTACTGGTTTCGTTATTGATGATGCGATTGTCGTTATGGAAAACATAGCTCGTTACATCGAGGAGGGGATGGACCCCGTACAGGCCTCTTTTACGGGGGCAAAGGAAATCGGATTCACCGTCCTTTCCATTACTATCTCGTTGATCGCGGTATTTATTCCGATTCTGATGATGGGTGGAATTGTTGGTCGCCTATTCCGTGAATTTGCGGTCACGCTATCCATGGCCATTGTTATTTCCATGTTGCTTTCGCTCACAACGACTCCAATGCTGTGCGCTCTTTTGCTGAAGCGAGAGAAGCCAGAGGAACACGGGCGGATGTACCGTATAGTCGAAGATGGATTTAACGTTCTTCTTCGTGGCTATGAACGTAGTTTGCAGTGGATAATTCGCGATCATGCTGTACTTGTGCTGATCCTCTTCATCGTTACGGCCGCTTTGAACATCACCTATCTTACCCGTGTAGCAAAAGGATTTTTCCCCACCCAGGACACAGGTCAGGTGATGGGAGGTATGCGTGGGACGCAGGACGCCTCATTCGAGAAAATGGATAAAGCTCTAAAGCGCGGAGTAGCAATTGTGCGCTCAGATCCTGCGGTTGAAAACGTTGTTGGGTTTACCGGTGGGCAAGGTACAACCAATGGTGCATTTATGTTTATTGCCTTGAAGCCTCTTGATGAGCGAAAAATCAGCGCTGCTGATGTTGTCAATCGCCTTCGTCCAAAGTTGGCAAAGATTAAAGAGGCGCAGACCTTCTTGATGGCAGCTCAGGATCTTCATATCGGCGGTCGTCAATCAAACGCACAGTATCAGTACACCTTACAGGCTGACACCACGGCTGACCTGAAAACCTATGTTCCTAAGCTATATGCGGCAATGAAAAGCCTCTCATCGATTACGGATGTAGATACAGATCTTCAAACGGGAGGGTTGGAAGCATATCTGACCTATGACCGTTCGACAGCGGCACGTCTGGCTATAACGCCTTCAGATATTGACAATGTCCTGAACTATTCGTATTCGCAGGCTGACGCTTCAACAATTTATAAGGCTTTGAATCAGTATCACGTCATTCTTGAGGCTGATCCACGCTACAGTAAAAGTCCGGATGCTCTGGAAAATGCTTATGTGCAAACCGATAGTGGTTCGGTACCAATATCGGCTATCACTAGCTACAAGCCTCTGACTGGCCCGCTTTCGGTGAACCATAATGGCTTATATCCTTCATCCACACTGTCTTTCAACCTGGCTCCTGGAGCATCGCTGGAGCAGGCTGCTGGGCAGATCCATACGCTTGAAAGCTCGTTGCACATCCCCACTAGTGTGCATGGAACGTTTTCGGGAACGGCTCAGCAGTACCAGACTTCACTGAAAACGGAACCGCTCCTAATTGGAACAGCAATATTTGCTATCTATATTGTTCTTGGAATGCTATACGAAAGCTTCATGCATCCGATCACGATACTCACAACGTTGCCATCGGCCTCATTGGGTGCTGTCATCACGCTGGTCCTCTTCAACTCTGAGTTGGACATTATTTCTCTTATTGGCATTATCCTTCTTATAGGGATCGTGAAGAAAAACGCCATTATGATGATCGATTTTGCCTTGCAACTGGAGCGAGAACATAATCTCTCAACGGAAGACTCCATCACGCAGGCTTGTGTGTTGCGCTTTCGGCCCATTCTTATGACGACTGCCGCGGCATTCTTTGGTGCAGTCCCTCTTGCGTTCGGTTCGGGTATCGGCTCTGAGCTTCGTCGACCCCTTGGACTCACAATCCTTGGTGGTCTTCTTGTTAGCCAGGTTTTGACCTTATATACCACTCCGGTAATTTATCTGTTTCTCGACCGTCTGCGTAAACGCTTTACGCGCAAAGAAGTCGCGCCTACTGGTTCGTTTACCCCTCATCGGCCGCAGGAGGCATCATGA